The Engystomops pustulosus chromosome 2, aEngPut4.maternal, whole genome shotgun sequence genomic interval gcaacagagcctcattatcataattttataattgttttttcagcaaaaccaatcagtgtagctacagcattctcaaggtatgtttggttcataatgcataaaagcaaatgttagAATTCCTTTAAGGAAATTAGAATGACAGAGATCTAAACTATAATGTTATACCTTATATTCTTCAGCCACAAAAGAGCTGCACATACCTTCCATCCTAAGAAGTCTGCTAAAGCAAGACAACCATCATCACAGGTTCCAAGCCAGGCCACATCCCTTTAGACAGACATAAGCAATAATTAGAGTTTTTATGCTATGTGAGACTTAGTGCCCATGCAGGAGATGTCGACCAGTTGACAGGTTTACTGATTGCGGGTCTATACTTTATTATGGCCAGGGTATAGGATATAATAAACAATTCATGTGCAAGTAAACAACTGGTAAATATGTCAGGATAAGATATTTCATTTTAAGGTAAGAAAAATAATGTTTCACCTGTAAGCTTTATCAGAGTCAAAGTCCATGCCACCTCCCAAACCGAGAAGTCCAAAAAATGAGTCTCCCTGAGGAGTCAAATTAAAGAAAAGTGAGATACTAAATATATTTGTTACTAAACATAAAACAGAGATCTGTCTTCATATGTACCTACCTCACCAGTCTTTTCTTTGTTAATTAGTAGACGGGGGGTTTTACTAGGAACCCTGAAGACAGAAAACACTGGTTACTTTTtgtttaatttgtttatttttttaaaactcggtACAATTAAAGGATTATTTATTGTCCAAAACTCATTGAGATTGTTGAGAACCAGTTTAACCATGTTGGGAAATATGATGAGCTTTATACAGTAACAATGGCAACATAGAACACCATAACTaaacatggcaaaataaagatgCGATTTCTGTGGCAAATTTGACCAAGAGCACATTGAAGTTAGCATATGATGCAGTTTGTTCATGCATCAATCCCATGCTGCTCCCACTGCTGGCCCCCTGTTGATTTCTATCTGTCTGCCTACAGCAATAATGTGATCGTTGCAACCTGCAATCTGCTGCAGAGGTCACGTGTTAATATAACACATTATCGCCACAGTAAACAATGGTCCACTTGCCTgctattgtacatattgtacatattctgctgtatatatttaccaTGTAGGTAATATCTAACATAATGAATGGAAGTGCTCTTTTGGGAAAACAACTGTAATATGTAGTCTCACATATACAAGCCATGTATCAtgtcttgtacaccagttttctgcacGGCCGcaactttttttcccccctcagCCACCTAACACCAAGTGGGCAGGGGGTGCTTACACACAAATTATAGAAAACtacaggttatagcacaattctatggCCGCACAGAACCTGGAATAGAATAATGCTGCATTTACACTGACGTATGCCCGCACGGCTACGGCCCGTAACACGtggaaagattggacatgtcctatctttttcctgtgtacagataggtatggtgccgcacatgccgtctttgcggccgtacatacgctcCCCACCCccccatggtcatgtgaatgcagccttaacccaGGCACAATGCATATACTAAGAAGTCCCTTTGTGTATACTTGATGTGCCATCTCTAGATGAATTCCACCCTAAAAGTTACTTTACCTTTGAATAATATGATGACATAAAATACTTCACAAAGACTTACTTGCCAACAAGTGAGGCAAATGGCTGCACCTGCAAAGATGTTCCCATCACAATAAGGAGATCAACTTTTTGGAAATCCTAGGGAGACAAATGGTTATTTCAAGGATTTAGATACTGATAACCTACATCAGGCGGGCAAGTGGACTGAGCAGCTCAGTCCTattcaagttaaaggggttgtcccagaattgtgaaaaaaactaaaggtggccggaggggggtgcttaaaaaataaagatccacTTACCTTCTGGCGCCTTCTGGTGTCCTGCGCTACTTTCACTCCGGTCCGGGAGCCATATAAACAACCATGggcgccggagcagtgctggattcagcttccggccggcctattcacagcattgtgtatgggggccgtaaggttgtcgggtccgcccggaagctgaatcctgcgctgctccggcggccatgtttgtttacatgacgcccggaccggagcgacagcagaactggacaccggagggcgccggaaggtaaatagatctttctttttttaagcagcccccctccggccacctttatttttttttcgcaactctcggacaacccctttaataagggtAAGCTGcgataccaagcacagccactatacaatgtagggGGCAAAGTACACCGTGTGTAGAGCTAATTGGTGGGGATCTAGGTATCAACAGATGCTGGACAAATGCAACTGCAGTAACGCTGTCTCTGACTCTTCCCCCGAGTTATTATAACTTTATTCCTGAAATAACTAAAGATACAAGCTTTGTTTAATAGCATTACATacacaaaaatgttttaactGTGGGCTGGATTTAGAAAAAACTATATTTTTTATGGCACAACCTTTTTTTGGAACAGTTCCTTTAGCACATGTGCAAGGAGATATTTTCTCATTGTAGAAGCCTGTCCTCGATAAGTTCTCATTTTGAACTTTTCAATATACCATATCTAACAACTTACAGATTTTAAGGCAGAGAAGAATCGGGATGGCAAGCTTTCTCCAAAAAACACaatatctaaaaaataaaaagaaagtcaCATTGACATTAATCTTTGCTCCTTATTTGCATTctttaatttattattaaaaaagtaTCTTATATAACTGACTTTATGAAAACATGTGTGGTCCTATGTGAGGACCACCCACATAGATTTCATTGTTACACCATGGTTGTGTACTTTGTGCTGAAATGGTGGATTGAATCCAGAGATACTTTGTGATGAACAGTATTGTAGGGTCATACAGTACTTTGGGTTAGTTTTGAGGTAGTATTCACTGTAAAAATCTGCTGAGCTTCTGCTGTGGATACAATCTTATGGGCTTAACCATGTAAGCCATCCGCAGTGGTTTTAGTACTGATTCCATCACTGAAATTCTGGCAAAATAGGACATGTTGAATATTTTAATGGAGAAAAATTTCAAATACCAGCTCTTTGTAGACTTGTTGCTTGAACATGTCCTGAGCACGTATCCCCTGCTGCAAGGTGTAGACTAACCAAACAAAGACACATTTTTCTTGATCCAGCTCTTGGTCGGATAAGCAGTTTCTTTATGTAGCAGTAATTTAGGCATTAAAAGCATTGTCAAAAACACTCCATATTATGTCAACGCGTTTCAAGCACCCGATGTGCTCTTATTCATGACTAAGACAATGCTTTTAATGCCTCAATAAGTGCTAAATAAAGAAACTGCTTATCCGACCAAGAGCTGGATCAATAAAAATTTGTTTTTGTCCATGTTGATTATTTTCTCTCAACAGAAAGGGAATATGTCAACAGATTATACCCCATTAAAATACCATAAACTTAGGTAGGCTAGAATTCCTTCCTATATATGAATTATTGCCATTCcatgtcatgtgaaaatgagcagagaaaacACAATTTGCCTTAGATTAGTCACTAGGCTTAGGGGTTAAAGGCTGTAGAGGAAACAACACTTCAGACACCCCAGTTTTAGGTCATATAGTACCCAAAAACATGCATTAATATCAAGAAATCATGCATTAATATCTATATAAATGattattaaatataagaatcCCATCAGACTTTGGGttcaagatttatcagaagtatctaaaaacagaacagttctagttgctcatgacaaccaatcagagcccagctttcattttaccacgaCTGatcataaaatgaaagctgagctctgattggtttccatgggcaactagaactgttctgctcttagacacttctgataaatctcatagaaatgtgagctgcagataaagatccagctcCTACCATGTACTttcactgcctgtatctccagttctatagATCACACCTTTTACAAAATCTGCTGGACAACTCTTTTAGGCGCTGTGGAATTGATATAGACTTGCTAAATTACCCCTGGAGAACAGAGCTTCTACACTCAGGGTACACGGTACACATGTGTATTTGCTGGGCTGCACCTCTACTTGCTACTAAGTGTAAGCCCAATTAttaatcaaagattgtaaaccaagcacactgacatacacactgacacactttaaaaattaagcaaatttgcctgaagggctccattaacacctatggagccggagaccctcaggttcatttgcataattttaaaaagctttttttagtaaataatgagggcataagaagctaaaagaagagtggatcctgccagagggagcacacactagtatatcagtgtgcttggtttacaatcctggtgatagatgtcctttaatggcaaaggcaaaaaataacattaatactCTACACCTGAACTATCTTACCTGGTTTCACCAAGCTGTTACACTTATCACATTTTGGGATGAGATCAGAGAAGATCTTTTCTGAAAAGATTATCAAAATGATTATTACATGACTTTCACCTACTATATAAATATAGCAGATGCATTTTTGCAGTCACAATATAGATAAGAAGAGCCTATAATATCATATAATCTCTAAACAAAAGGTAAATATTTTTCATGCCATGATGAATATTGTATCAGAGAAGAAACACAAGGAATTTCTTATGACCCTCAAGCAGAAATCTATTTAGACTCCTGAAACTGCAATCAGTTGGATCAGTGGACCCCTATGTGCCAGTAAGTTTGGAGTAAGTCTGGAGTAAATTTGCCAGGTCTTGGCCACCTTGATAAAACTGGTGAGATGGGGGTTGgtggggggcagagggagggTAGGGGTAGAAGAGAAAAAAGACATTTGTGTGCAGAAATCCTCCTGTTAGTGTTAAACAATAAAGTACCTTTCATCCAAGGAAGCTGATATTCTTCTCCACAGAAAGTTCCAATACAGTGAGAGGTGTGGAAAGTTCCATGAGCCTCTACTAAATCATCAGTGGTTAGGCCGGCCACTCTCTCCAAAGTGTCAATATTCTATGAGAAGAGATAAATATTAGGAACATCCTTAGAATAGTACACAGCGAGTGAACAGTAGCACCAGCAGTAATACCTGAGTGTAGCATCGGAGAAGAAGACCCTTTTCTTTCATAAGCTTGATGAAATAATGGCAAATAGTTGGCTGAAAGAGAAGAAAATGCTATAAGATAGATAAAGGCCTAAAAGGAGAAATATACATTCTGCAAGATAAGACAGAGACTGGGAGAGGTGTATAGGGGGTTCGGCATCTTGCATGACATGGGAGATGCAGTGAGAGATGCATGTAAATGCCCTGGAGGGCACCACATGGAACATAGAGGGCCTGTTCCCTTCTATAGGTTACTGACAAATTCTGAAAAGTTGGCATGGACTAACCTTAAACTGTCCTGGGTACAGCTCTCTAGCCAGAGCAAAGAATGGTTCAGGGTTTTGCTATGTGAAAGAAATGAATTCAACATTAATACAAACATCTTGTACAAAATCACATTTTTTCAATGACTTTATACCTTTTGAACATATGCACTAGAGTGCTTATATACATAAGTCAGTGTATGGCCATCAGCAAACAATCCAACATGTTGTACATATTTACATAACAAAGGGACGCAAATTACTTATATTTACCCTTCATTATCTGCATTTAATAATTATTACCTTGAAGAATCCTATTTCAAATATGGCCTCTGGATATGGTAAGTTGTACTTTTGTAGATTGGCGTACAATCCACTACCTGGAGAACGAAAATCTGGAATTCCTGCAGCTACAAAAAGAATGGGAGAGGTGATTAATGAAAGTGCATCAGAAATAGGATTCCTATTGGAATAAGATAAGATATATTATGCATATATTGTAGTCAAGTGCACTTctaaatacaggtagtccccgggttacgtacaagataggttccataggtttgttcttaagttaaatttgtatgtaagttggaactgtatattttataattgtagctccaggcatattttttttctgtcccagtgacaattggattttcaaatttttttgctgtaatgggaacaaggattatcaattaaatgtcattacagacaccttacagctgatcattgcagtctgggactaaaataaagcatccagagatcttcacc includes:
- the SIRT2 gene encoding NAD-dependent protein deacetylase sirtuin-2 isoform X2, yielding MDFLRDLFSRTLGIGTPEKVLDELSLEGVGRFLLSGKCKNVVFMVGAGISTSAGIPDFRSPGSGLYANLQKYNLPYPEAIFEIGFFKQNPEPFFALARELYPGQFKPTICHYFIKLMKEKGLLLRCYTQNIDTLERVAGLTTDDLVEAHGTFHTSHCIGTFCGEEYQLPWMKEKIFSDLIPKCDKCNSLVKPDIVFFGESLPSRFFSALKSDFQKVDLLIVMGTSLQVQPFASLVGKVPSKTPRLLINKEKTGEGDSFFGLLGLGGGMDFDSDKAYRDVAWLGTCDDGCLALADFLGWKAELEEMVKKEHAAIDAASQESSSTKTEKKTSPEKKEGEKSTE
- the SIRT2 gene encoding NAD-dependent protein deacetylase sirtuin-2 isoform X1; translated protein: MPGCLPESEARRVFMAAEAKDVKEPPTKLEDSEDSDSSDENSGASEMDFLRDLFSRTLGIGTPEKVLDELSLEGVGRFLLSGKCKNVVFMVGAGISTSAGIPDFRSPGSGLYANLQKYNLPYPEAIFEIGFFKQNPEPFFALARELYPGQFKPTICHYFIKLMKEKGLLLRCYTQNIDTLERVAGLTTDDLVEAHGTFHTSHCIGTFCGEEYQLPWMKEKIFSDLIPKCDKCNSLVKPDIVFFGESLPSRFFSALKSDFQKVDLLIVMGTSLQVQPFASLVGKVPSKTPRLLINKEKTGEGDSFFGLLGLGGGMDFDSDKAYRDVAWLGTCDDGCLALADFLGWKAELEEMVKKEHAAIDAASQESSSTKTEKKTSPEKKEGEKSTE